A single genomic interval of Helianthus annuus cultivar XRQ/B chromosome 6, HanXRQr2.0-SUNRISE, whole genome shotgun sequence harbors:
- the LOC110883905 gene encoding NAC domain-containing protein 35 → MAIGARMMMNQEEEIRNKRQQDESDGDDHEKDMVMPGFRFHPTEEELVEFYLRRKVEGKRFNVELITFLDLYRYDPWELPALAAIGEKEWFFYVPRDRKYRNGDRPNRVTTSGYWKATGADRLIRTDNFRSIGLKKTLVFYSGKAPKGIRSSWIMNEYRLPHHEFERLQKAEISLCRVYKRTGVEDHPSLPRTLQTKSTLISPNNSNKQHPQNATSFNCFEGQSSHHNEHKTGGCNTTNINVGTALGLPNPINSIFVNNVDDLRRILSSQQALDNCPPSQLLNMNNYQLNVCSNYSPNLSSNNLLAQQQQQQQQPRSEQPELPPHVHPQALLAPNYLAGAVQGAFPDRLWEWNSMLSEGSKDSIDPFK, encoded by the exons ATGGCAATAGGAGCAAGGATGATGATGAACCAAGAAGAAGAGATAAGAAACAAAAGACAGCAAGATGAGAGTGATGGTGATGATCATGAAAAGGACATGGTGATGCCTGGATTTCGGTTTCATCCGACCGAGGAAGAGCTTGTTGAGTTCTACCTTCGCCGTAAGGTAGAGGGCAAGAGATTCAATGTTGAGCTCATCACTTTTCTTGATCTTTACCGATACGACCCGTGGGAACTTCCTG CTTTAGCCGCAATAGGCGAAAAAGAGTGGTTTTTCTATGTGCCAAGAGATAGGAAGTACCGCAACGGGGATCGACCTAACCGTGTGACAACATCAGGCTACTGGAAGGCGACCGGAGCCGATAGGCTAATCAGAACAGACAACTTTAGATCCATAGGATTAAAGAAAACGCTTGTGTTTTACTCCGGAAAAGCTCCAAAAGGAATTCGAAGTAGTTGGATCATGAATGAATACCGGTTACCTCATCACGAATTCGAAAGACTACAAAAG GCTGAGATATCATTGTGTAGGGTTTACAAACGAACTGGAGTAGAAGACCATCCATCTCTACCTCGTACTCTCCAAACAAAGAGTACCTTAATATCTCCAAACAATAGTAACAAGCAGCACCCACAGAATGCCACGAGTTTCAACTGTTTTGAAGGCCAATCTTCTCACCACAATGAACACAAAACCGGTGGTTGCAACACAACAAACATTAACGTTGGAACTGCTCTCGGTCTCCCAAATCCTATTAACTCCATCTTCGTTAACAACGTTGATGATCTACGTAGGATTTTGAGTTCCCAACAAGCTCTAGACAATTGCCCACCCTCTCAACTTCTTAATATGAATAATTATCAACTCAATGTTTGTTCTAACTACTCTCCAAATCTCTCCAGTAATAATTTGCTGgcacaacaacagcaacaacaacaacaaccgcgaTCAGAACAGCCAGAACTGCCGCCTCATGTGCATCCCCAAGCACTTCTTGCGCCTAATTACTTGGCTGGAGCGGTTCAAGGAGCGTTTCCGGACAGACTTTGGGAATGGAATTCGATGTTGAGTGAAGGAAGCAAGGATTCCATTGACCCTTTCAAGTAA